The proteins below are encoded in one region of Eubacterium sp. 1001713B170207_170306_E7:
- a CDS encoding excisionase: MANDYYQRYTLMHKNVPVVEMVLDNATGSISAIGEIYELAHVPVGAMVKKGRIDRAALNEWWKSRAIPASRDGIKSALIELNVTSTQKLLDKCLGLSLSDQYWICPVDSGISWESVNFFQNDFSDDVGNILFGKGSSSDKISLMSPDNTSDGWLKKKWKIIDEKRCLIKGGSAPAYQEPYNEVIASCIMERLNIPHVPYTLMIQEDYPYSVCADFITPKTELISAWYVMQTQQKENHISVYQHYLNCCKALNVPDIKEALDQMMVLDYLIVNEDRHQNNFGVVRNAETLEYLGAAPIFDSGTSLWFNQFTHMIGRTKISSKPFKNRHEEQIKLVSSFDWLDLKVLDGIDEQLRELMRGSLFIDDARSDALCSALKERVESLTEVVNDHKIFVPMNNCHGDVAEDIAYSGDQEDFDR; the protein is encoded by the coding sequence ATGGCGAATGATTATTATCAAAGATACACACTGATGCATAAAAATGTACCTGTTGTAGAGATGGTGCTTGATAATGCTACCGGTTCAATTTCTGCTATTGGAGAAATCTATGAGCTGGCTCATGTGCCAGTGGGCGCCATGGTGAAAAAGGGACGGATTGACCGTGCTGCACTCAATGAATGGTGGAAAAGCAGGGCGATTCCAGCCAGCCGTGATGGTATTAAAAGTGCATTAATAGAACTAAATGTCACTTCGACACAAAAGCTTCTTGATAAATGCCTTGGATTGTCATTGTCGGATCAGTATTGGATATGCCCAGTTGATTCTGGAATAAGTTGGGAATCTGTAAATTTTTTTCAAAATGACTTTTCAGATGATGTGGGCAATATTTTGTTCGGAAAAGGCTCATCCAGTGATAAAATCAGCCTGATGTCGCCAGATAATACCTCGGATGGGTGGCTGAAAAAGAAATGGAAAATCATTGATGAAAAACGCTGTCTGATTAAAGGTGGCAGCGCACCTGCTTATCAGGAGCCTTATAATGAAGTGATAGCGAGTTGCATTATGGAGCGGCTGAATATTCCTCATGTGCCCTACACGCTTATGATACAGGAAGATTACCCCTACAGCGTATGTGCGGATTTTATTACACCGAAAACAGAGTTGATTTCTGCATGGTACGTCATGCAGACACAGCAAAAGGAGAATCATATTTCTGTCTATCAACATTATTTAAATTGTTGTAAGGCACTTAACGTTCCGGATATAAAGGAAGCTCTTGACCAGATGATGGTGCTGGACTATCTGATTGTGAACGAAGACAGACACCAGAATAATTTTGGAGTGGTACGCAATGCAGAAACGCTGGAATATTTGGGAGCCGCACCTATATTCGACAGTGGTACATCTCTTTGGTTTAACCAATTTACCCATATGATTGGCAGGACAAAGATAAGCAGTAAGCCCTTTAAGAACCGACATGAGGAGCAGATTAAGCTGGTATCTTCTTTTGACTGGCTCGATCTGAAGGTACTTGATGGTATAGATGAACAGCTGCGGGAGCTTATGCGTGGGTCGCTCTTTATTGATGATGCACGATCTGATGCCCTCTGCTCCGCATTGAAAGAAAGGGTAGAGTCGTTGACTGAAGTTGTGAATGACCATAAAATTTTTGTACCAATGAACAACTGTCATGGTGATGTAGCTGAAGACATTGCTTACAGTGGCGATCAGGAAGATTTCGATAGATAA
- a CDS encoding helix-turn-helix transcriptional regulator, giving the protein MMNNIKKIRKMLNMSQETFGKRIGLSRATVGRIESEEVQPTERTIVTICSVFHIRREYLLHGEEPIWEKPKYGEADFLLSRLQRKFRLTESDIHLIQTFIELSPQDRVSIVKFMEMFSEK; this is encoded by the coding sequence ATGATGAATAATATTAAAAAAATACGTAAAATGCTTAATATGTCGCAAGAGACCTTCGGCAAACGGATTGGCCTTTCACGTGCAACTGTGGGGCGTATCGAAAGTGAGGAAGTCCAACCGACAGAACGGACAATTGTTACAATTTGCTCTGTTTTTCATATCAGGCGGGAATACCTGCTTCACGGTGAGGAGCCTATCTGGGAAAAGCCAAAATACGGAGAAGCTGATTTCTTACTATCACGACTTCAAAGAAAGTTTCGTCTCACCGAATCCGATATCCATTTGATCCAGACTTTTATTGAATTATCACCCCAAGACCGTGTATCAATCGTCAAATTCATGGAAATGTTCAGCGAAAAATAA
- a CDS encoding type IA DNA topoisomerase — MKDLIIAEKPTVAVNIAKAVGMTSRKDGYFENSQYVITFAVGHLLELYDVKDYHPEYGEKWEISHYPFVPETFKYKIAESTRKQFNIVKELILSDEIHEIISATDNDREGQLIADLIFRYLGVKKPIRRLITNEWTADAIRHGLKNTVPNKSKQSLFYAGLVRQQMDWLLGINLTSVATLKLLKNGTGKDTLHIGRVILPTLKLVYDREMNVKNFKSVPIYYLNAYVKDTSGEEIIFRYIEGDEKVYKFDHDSHLVQIQQLMNTEKAVVVGYECSEKKMNPQRLFSLPTLQGYITTKYEGWSSDKVLKIAQKLYEDKLITYPRTDSVYLDEALKENMSIVLNVHKIESQYAEKLQFKDTKRIFNSEKVESHSAITITKEKPRGLSQDEQIVYEAIRNRFLEQFMPLAIDEEIEVTLAFEGKVLSDDGAFLFSAKSIIERSPGWRLIENKTATKKETLLARMRKNENVTIDRVMVNKGETKPNPLHTEETLIKAMLQCGKKYKTEDELETSILSGFTIGASSSRAAVIKKLFDSDYVIKKGKALVTTDRGKSLILAFPVKSLFNVETTGKMEMRLKEIEDGKADPRAYLEEVKTKTKEYVEMILDTEQSVLNAGEDISIKELRCPKCGKPLHKTKSGVGCTGYEKEGNGCDFFIANPFAGKTLSNRQIALLVINKKTPVIRGFKSKKDTKFDAMLALNHQNEIQFEFQKSDTDLACPLCGKPLKRNKAGVGCSGWKEGCKFMIFNPYCGKRLSDNQIEQLVKRGHTGEIKGFKKKSGNGTFSAILYLDDSDQYKVKMKFE; from the coding sequence TTGAAAGATTTAATTATAGCAGAAAAGCCAACCGTGGCTGTGAATATTGCAAAAGCAGTCGGTATGACCAGTCGAAAAGATGGCTATTTTGAAAACAGTCAGTATGTGATTACCTTTGCTGTGGGACATCTTTTAGAATTGTATGACGTAAAAGATTATCATCCTGAATATGGCGAGAAATGGGAAATATCCCATTATCCGTTTGTTCCAGAGACGTTTAAGTACAAAATCGCCGAATCAACGAGAAAACAGTTTAATATCGTCAAAGAGCTTATCTTATCCGACGAGATTCATGAGATTATTTCAGCGACCGATAATGACCGCGAGGGTCAGTTAATTGCAGATCTGATTTTTCGTTATCTGGGCGTAAAAAAGCCCATACGACGCCTCATAACCAATGAATGGACAGCAGACGCCATACGACACGGATTAAAAAACACGGTACCGAATAAATCAAAGCAGAGCCTGTTCTATGCGGGTCTTGTACGGCAGCAGATGGACTGGCTTCTGGGCATCAATTTAACCAGTGTGGCGACCTTAAAACTTCTGAAAAATGGAACAGGTAAAGATACACTCCATATCGGAAGGGTCATTCTTCCCACGCTTAAACTTGTTTATGACCGGGAAATGAACGTAAAAAACTTCAAATCCGTTCCAATTTATTACTTGAATGCCTACGTTAAGGATACGTCAGGTGAGGAAATCATTTTCCGATATATCGAAGGGGATGAGAAAGTCTATAAATTTGATCATGACAGCCATCTGGTTCAGATCCAGCAATTAATGAACACCGAAAAGGCTGTTGTTGTGGGTTATGAATGTTCGGAAAAAAAGATGAATCCTCAAAGGCTTTTCAGTTTACCAACACTACAGGGATATATCACAACGAAGTATGAAGGCTGGAGTTCAGACAAGGTTTTAAAAATCGCTCAAAAACTGTATGAGGATAAATTGATTACGTATCCCAGAACAGACAGCGTTTATCTGGATGAAGCCCTGAAGGAAAACATGTCAATAGTACTGAATGTCCATAAAATAGAGAGCCAATATGCTGAGAAACTCCAATTTAAGGATACTAAGCGAATCTTTAACAGTGAAAAGGTTGAAAGCCACAGTGCAATCACAATCACAAAAGAGAAACCCAGAGGACTTTCGCAGGATGAACAAATCGTATATGAAGCGATCCGAAATCGCTTTTTAGAACAGTTTATGCCATTGGCCATTGATGAAGAAATTGAGGTAACACTTGCTTTTGAAGGTAAAGTACTGTCAGATGATGGTGCTTTTTTATTTTCGGCAAAATCTATTATTGAAAGAAGTCCAGGCTGGCGGCTTATTGAGAATAAAACTGCCACAAAAAAAGAGACGTTGCTTGCGAGGATGCGGAAAAATGAAAACGTCACGATAGATAGAGTAATGGTAAACAAAGGCGAAACAAAACCCAATCCGCTTCATACAGAGGAAACGCTCATAAAAGCAATGTTACAGTGTGGTAAAAAATACAAAACCGAGGACGAACTGGAAACATCGATACTTTCCGGATTTACCATTGGAGCTTCTTCGTCGAGAGCAGCTGTGATCAAAAAGCTTTTTGATTCAGATTACGTCATAAAGAAAGGAAAAGCACTGGTCACAACGGATCGTGGAAAATCCTTGATTCTGGCATTTCCGGTAAAGTCTCTTTTTAATGTTGAGACAACCGGGAAAATGGAAATGAGACTAAAAGAGATCGAAGATGGGAAAGCAGATCCCAGGGCTTACCTTGAAGAAGTTAAAACTAAAACAAAGGAGTATGTAGAAATGATTTTAGACACAGAACAATCCGTATTGAATGCCGGGGAAGATATTTCAATTAAAGAGCTGCGCTGCCCGAAGTGTGGAAAGCCCTTACATAAAACAAAAAGTGGCGTGGGTTGTACCGGTTATGAAAAGGAAGGGAACGGGTGCGATTTCTTTATCGCCAATCCTTTTGCCGGTAAGACGCTGTCAAATCGTCAGATAGCACTGCTTGTAATTAACAAAAAAACTCCGGTTATCCGGGGTTTTAAGAGTAAAAAAGATACCAAATTCGATGCAATGCTGGCTCTGAATCATCAAAATGAAATTCAATTTGAATTTCAAAAAAGCGATACAGATTTAGCCTGTCCCTTATGCGGAAAGCCGCTGAAAAGAAATAAAGCAGGAGTGGGATGTTCAGGTTGGAAAGAGGGCTGTAAATTTATGATTTTCAACCCTTATTGTGGTAAAAGATTATCAGACAATCAGATTGAGCAGCTTGTAAAAAGAGGGCATACCGGCGAGATCAAAGGATTCAAAAAGAAGTCGGGAAATGGTACTTTCAGCGCAATTCTTTATTTAGATGATTCAGATCAGTATAAGGTGAAAATGAAATTTGAATAA